From the Solanum stenotomum isolate F172 chromosome 4, ASM1918654v1, whole genome shotgun sequence genome, one window contains:
- the LOC125862569 gene encoding polygalacturonase-like, producing the protein MSPLAIFFFFFFNLSLASNTIYNVQNYGAKSNGKTDSSKAFLSAWGSACASTSASTIYVPRGIYLIRKAYFNGQTCKRNAITIRIDGTLRAPSDYNVIGNDGNWITFENVNRVSIYGGIFDGQGASLWTCKNSKKTCPKGTTALAFYNSNNIVMNGVTVQNSQMFHILVDGCNNAKLQGVKVLAPGNSPNTDGIHVQSSSGVSIMNSNIGTGDDCISIGPGNSNLWIEGIACGPGHGISIGSLGWESKEQGVQNVTVKTVTFTGTQNGVRVKTWARPSSGFVRHVLFQHIVMSNVQNPIIIDQNYCPNHESCPHQGSGVKISDVTYQDIHGTSATEVAVKLNCSKTNPCSGITLDNVNLSYKNGRAEASCVNAAGRASGFKELTSCL; encoded by the exons ATGAGTCCCTTagcaattttcttcttctttttcttcaacttaTCATTAGCATCCAATACCATTTACAATGTCCAAAATTATGGAGCAAAATCCAATGGCAAAACAGACTCATCAAAAGCATTTTTAAGTGCATGGGGATCAGCATGTGCTTCTACGAGCGCGTCCACTATTTATGTGCCACGTGGAATTTACTTGATTCGCAAGGCATATTTTAATGGTCAAACATGCAAACGTAACGCTATTACTATACGTATTGATGGAACTCTCAGAGCTCCCTCTGATTATAATGTGATTGGCAATGATGGAAATTGGATAACATTTGAAAATGTAAACAGAGTTTCTATCTATGGTGGAATTTTTGATGGTCAAGGTGCTAGTCTTTGGACTTGCAAAAACTCCAAAAAGACTTGCCCCAAAGGAACTACA GCTCTAGCTTTTTACAACTCAAACAACATTGTAATGAACGGAGTAACTGTACAAAATAGCCAAATGTTCCATATCTTAGTAGATGGTTGCAATAACGCGAAGCTACAAGGAGTGAAGGTGTTAGCTCCAGGAAATAGCCCTAATACTGATGGAATTCATGTGCAATCATCTTCAGGAGTGAGTATTATGAACTCAAATATTGGTACTGGAGATGATTGTATATCTATTGGCCCTGGAAACTCTAACTTATGGATTGAAGGCATTGCTTGTGGCCCTGGCCATGGAATTAG TATTGGAAGCTTAGGTTGGGAATCGAAAGAGCAAGGAGTACAAAATGTGACAGTTAAGACGGTTACCTTCACGGGGACACAGAATGGTGTGAGGGTAAAAACTTGGGCAAGGCCTAGTAGTGGCTTTGTTAGACATGTTCTGTTTCAACATATCGTTATGTCTAACGTTCAAAACCCGATAATCATAGACCAAAACTACTGTCCTAATCATGAAAGTTGCCCTCATCAG GGCTCGGGTGTGAAGATAAGTGATGTAACGTATCAAGACATACATGGAACATCGGCTACAGAAGTTGCAGTGAAATTAAATTGTAGCAAAACGAATCCATGTTCTGGAATAACACTTGACAATGTAAATCTTAGTTATAAAAATGGTCGCGCTGAAGCTTCATGTGTTAATGCTGCAGGAAGAGCTTCTGGTTTCAAAGAACTTACTAGCTGCTtataa
- the LOC125862861 gene encoding polygalacturonase-like, with protein sequence MKINNPFSSFLLISFFSIFFTKSIADVMFLNVINFGAKSDSKTDSSYAFSSAWDLACNSSKSSTIYVPKGNFLVKQVYFKGKCNNNAIIFRIDGTIVAPFDYNVIGNEKNWILFQGVDGVSILGGNLDGQGSGLWTCKSSSKNCPRGATTLGFSNSNNVSITGLTSLNSQMFHIVINGCKNVKLQGVKVYAPGESPNTDGIHVQLSSDISILNSIISTGDDCVSIGPGTTNLWIQNVACGPGHGISIGSLAKDFEEAGVQNVTVKSVMFMNTQNGVRIKTWGRPSTGFVNNVLFQHVTMIDVQNPIVIDQNYCPYNKNCPGQVSGVKVSDVTYQDIHGSSATRVAMKFDCSKRNPCKGIKLEDVNLSYKNEPAAEASCANVAGTTTGVIQPTSCL encoded by the exons atgaaaattaacaaccccttttcttcatttcttctaatttcatttttttcaatttttttcacaaaatccatagctgatgttatgtttttaaatgttataaacTTTGGTGCAAAATCAGATAGCAAAACAGACTCATCATATGCATTTTCATCTGCTTGGGACTTAGCTTGTAactcttcaaaatcatcaacaattTATGTACCAAAAGGGAATTTTTTAGTTAAACAAGtatattttaaaggaaaatgCAACAACAATGCCATAATTTTTCGTATCGATGGCACAATTGTAGCGCCTTTCGATTATAATGTGattggaaatgaaaaaaattggattTTATTTCAAGGTGTTGATGGTGTTTCAATTCTTGGTGGTAATCTTGATGGACAAGGATCTGGTTTATGGACTTGCAAAAGTTCTAGCAAGAACTGCCCCAGAGGAGCTACG ACTCTGGGATTTTCTAACTCTAACAATGTATCGATAACGGGGCTAACTTCATTGAACAGCCAAATGTTTCATATTGTCATCAATGGTTGCAAAAATGTGAAATTGCAAGGTGTTAAGGTTTATGCCCCGGGGGAAAGCCCGAATACTGATGGAATTCATGTTCAATTATCGTCTGATATCTCAATCTTGAACTCGATAATCAGTACTGGAGATGATTGTGTATCCATTGGTCCAGGAACTACTAATTTGTGGATCCAAAATGTCGCGTGTGGCCCTGGCCATGGAATCAG CATTGGAAGTTTAGCAAAGGATTTTGAAGAAGCAGGGGTGCAAAATGTGACAGTAAAATCAGTTATGTTTATGAACACACAAAATGGTGTGAGGATCAAAACATGGGGCAGACCAAGTACTGGATTTGTCAACAATGTACTTTTCCAGCACGTTACGATGATTGATGTACAAAATCCAATTGTTATCGATCAAAATTACTGTCCGTACAACAAAAATTGTCCAGGACAAGTCTCGGGTGTGAAAGTAAGTGATGTTACATATCAAGATATACATGGAAGCTCAGCAACACGAGTCGCGATGAAATTTGATTGCAGTAAGAGAAATCCATGTAAAGGAATAAAATTGGAAGATGTTAATCTGAGTTATAAGAATGAACCAGCTGCTGAAGCTTCATGTGCTAATGTTGCAGGAACAACTACTGGTGTAATTCAACCTACTAGTTGTTTGTAA
- the LOC125862804 gene encoding probably inactive leucine-rich repeat receptor-like protein kinase At5g48380, with translation MEKTNIKTRTFFFICTFLGFLLIFLSRISVCSAAESDFYCLKSIKDSLQDPFNSLDSWDFSNANEGFICDFKGVNCWNSNENKVMDLRLSALGLIGEFPRGIRNCTSLTGLYLSGNNLYGTIPSDISVILKYVTILDLSYNMFSGYIPPDIANCQYLNVLKLDYNNLEGEIPRRIGYLPRLKMFTVANNYLTGPVPSFVSENITAESFANNELCGKPLKGCEDSWIWKHIDRDSFIKAFVIGWVLFFTLVLVLCLFQFPVKIILLNKWKLRSMKHINSGSEEELISQQKILKLEKFVTRMSLKELEIATSDFNDDYLVGIGMFGKVYKAILRNGWTLAIKKLNDWENLEEEFVSEITTLGGLRHRNLLPLIGFCVEREKKLLVYKYMRYGSLHEWLHSNKDKAKILDFRLRVKIALGIAKGVAWLHHGYKLHVTHGSISTRCILLDQNFEPKISNFWEAKIWSKNDAALSWSLFPVAEYSCLGSYKKDIYCFGVLLLELVTGKEPHELTSSRNLFDHSPCLLDADKDLLGKGINDLILEFLELACDCVKFLPNERPTMLEVYDKLKTISQGRNDD, from the exons ATGGAGAAAACCAATATCAAAACAagaactttctttttcatttgcaCATTTCTTGGCTTTCTATTGATATTTCTTAGCAGAATTTCTGTCTGCAGTGCTGCAGAGAGTGATTTTTATTGCTTGAAATCGATAAAAGATTCATTACAAGATCCTTTCAATTCTTTGGACTCCTGGGATTTCAGCAATGCTAATGAAGGCTTCATCTGTGATTTCAAGGGAGTTAACTGCTGGAATAGTAATGAGAATAAGGTAATGGACCTCAGACTTTCAGCCTTAGGATTAATTGGTGAGTTTCCTCGAGGCATTCGAAATTGTACAAGCTTAACAGGTTTATATCTTTCTGGCAACAACTTGTATGGAACCATCCCTTCTGATATTTCAGTGATACTTAAATATGTTACAATACTTGACCTCTCATATAACATGTTTTCTGGCTATATACCACCTGATATAGCTAATTGTCAATACCTTAATGTTCTAAAGTTGGACTATAATAATCTAGAAGGTGAAATCCCAAGAAGAATAGGCTATTTGCCTCGCCTTAAGATGTTCACTGTAGCCAACAATTACTTGACTGGACCAGTGCCATCGTTTGTTAGCGAAAATATCACAGCTGAGAGTTTTGCAAACAATGAGCTTTGTGGGAAGCCCTTGAAAGGATGTGAGGATTCTTGGATATGGAAACATATAGATCGTGATTCGTTCATCAAAGCGTTTGTGATTGGTTGGGTACTTTTCTTTACATTGGTTTTAGTCCTTTGTTTATTTCAGTTTCCTGTCAAGATAATCTTATTGAACAAATGGAAGTTGAGGTCAATGAAACATATAAACTCAGGAAGTGAAGAGGAATTAATCAGCCAACAGAAG ATATTAAAGCTGGAGAAGTTTGTTACAAGAATGAGCTTAAAGGAGCTGGAAATCGCGACTTCTGATTTTAATGATGACTATTTAGTAGGAATTGGAATGTTTGGCAAAGTTTACAAAGCAATTCTTCGAAATGGCTGGACACTTGCAATCAAGAAGCTGAATGACTGGGAGAATTTGGAGGAGGAGTTTGTCTCGGAGATTACAACTCTTGGTGGTCTGAGGCATCGGAACCTATTGCCTCTTATAGGTTTCTGTgttgaaagggaaaaaaaacttCTCGTTTACAAATACATGCGTTATGGAAGTCTTCATGAATGGCTGCACTCAAATAAAGACAAGGCCAAGATTTTAGACTTCCGTCTTAGAGTTAAAATTGCACTTGGGATAGCAAAAGGTGTAGCTTGGCTTCATCATGGTTACAAATTGCACGTTACACACGGAAGCATAAGCACGCGATGTATCTTGCTAGATCAAAATTTTGAGCCCAAAATATCGAACTTTTGGGAAGCAAAAATTTGGAGTAAGAATGATGCTGCATTAAGTTGGAGTCTTTTCCCAGTAGCTGAATATTCATGTTTAGGTTCTTACAAGAAAGACATCTACTGCTTTGGCGTCCTGCTTCTCGAGCTGGTTACAGGGAAGGAACCGCATGAATTGACAAGCTCGAGAAATCTGTTTGATCACTCGCCTTGTCTACTTGATGCAGATAAAGATTTGCTTGGGAAAGGAATCAACGATTTGATCCTCGAATTTCTAGAGTTAGCTTGTGACTGTGTGAAGTTCTTACCTAATGAAAGGCCAACAATGCTGGAAGTTTATGACAAACTCAAGACAATTTCTCAAGGTCGAAACGACGACTAG
- the LOC125862881 gene encoding inactive LRR receptor-like serine/threonine-protein kinase BIR2 codes for MEKTNSRTRPFFFICTFLGFLLILLSRICVSSAAESDFYCLKSIKDSLQDPCNSLGSWDFSNVTKGFICQFRGIECWHDYENKVMNIRLSDSGLVGEFPQGIRNCTSLTGLDLSDNNFYGTIPSDISVIVEHVTTLDLSSNKFSGNIPPDIANCEYLNFLMLNNNNLGGEIPS; via the coding sequence ATGGAGAAAACCAATTCCAGAACAAGACCTTTCTTTTTCATCTGCACATTTCTTGGCTTTCTATTGATATTACTTAGCAGAATTTGTGTCAGCAGTGCTGCAGAGAGTGATTTTTATTGCTTGAAATCGATAAAAGATTCATTACAAGATCCTTGTAATTCCTTGGGCTCTTGGGATTTCAGCAATGTTACCAAAGGCTTCATCTGCCAATTTAGAGGAATTGAATGCTggcatgattatgagaataaGGTAATGAACATTAGACTATCAGACTCAGGACTAGTAGGTGAGTTTCCCCAAGGCATTCGAAATTGTACAAGTTTGACTGGTTTAGATCTTTCAGACAACAACTTTTATGGAACTATCCCTTCTGATATTTCCGTAATAGTTGAACATGTTACAACACTTGATCTCTCAAGTAACAAGTTTTCGGGCAATATACCACCTGACATAGCTAATTGTGAATACCTTAACTTTCTAATGTTGAATAACAATAATCTAGGAGGTGAAATTCCAAGCTAG
- the LOC125862880 gene encoding probably inactive leucine-rich repeat receptor-like protein kinase At5g48380, with translation MEKTNFRTFLGFVLVLLLSRICVCCASESDVYCLKSIKDSLHDPFNYLGSWDFSNTTEGFIGKFSGVLCWHPDENKVLSLSLSGYGLIGEFPRGIRNCTSLTSLDLSGNSLYGTIPSDISAIVEHVTILDLSNNTFSGDIPPDIANCQYLNGLKLDNNYLEGEIPSRIGYLPRLKTFSVANNYLTGPVPSSFSEYITAESFENNSELCGKPLKGCTEDSWIGKHVDRASFIKAFVIGWVLLFTLVLVLCLFKFPAKAINKIVSLNIWKLRKKEHLTSGSEEELSSQHKILKLEKFVTRMSFTELENATSGFSEDYLVGNGMLGKVYKAILPNGWILAIKKLNDWENLEDEFVAEITTLGGLRHRNLLPLIGFCAEKQERLLVYKYMPNGSLDEWLHSNEVSAKILDFPLRAKIALGIAKGLAWLHHGYELHVTHGSISTRCILLDQNLEPKISNFWEAKFWSKNDSAISWSLFPVAEYSGLGSYKQDIYCFGVVLLELVTGKEPHELTSSRNLFDHSPCLLDADRNLLGKGADDLILQFLELACDCVKFFPNERPTMLEVYDRLNNISQGRRDWIQKIPLSTDISSKYD, from the exons atgGAGAAAACCAATTTCAGAACATTTCTTGGTTTTGTATTAGTATTACTACTTAGCAGAATTTGTGTCTGTTGTGCTTCAGAGAGTGATGTTTATTGCTTGAAATCAATAAAAGATTCATTACATGACCCTTTCAATTATTTGGGCTCTTGGGATTTCAGCAATACTACTGAAGGCTTCATCGGTAAATTTTCAGGAGTTCTTTGCTGGCATCCTGATGAGAATAAGGTACTGAGCCTCTCACTTTCAGGCTATGGATTAATAGGTGAGTTTCCTCGTGGCATTCGAAATTGTACAAGCTTGACAAGTTTAGATCTTTCAGGGAACAGCTTGTATGGAACTATCCCTTCTGATATTTCAGCAATAGTTGAACATGTTACTATACTTGATCTCTCAAATAACACGTTTTCGGGTGATATACCACCTGATATAGCTAATTGTCAATACCTTAATGGTCTAAAGTTGGATAATAATTATCTAGAAGGTGAAATTCCAAGCAGAATAGGCTATTTGCCTCGCCTTAAGACGTTCAGTGTAGCCAACAATTACTTGACTGGGCCAGTGCCATCGTCTTTTAGCGAATATATCACAGCTGAGAGTTTTGAAAACAATTCAGAGCTTTGTGGGAAGCCCTTGAAAGGATGTACTGAGGATTCTTGGATAGGGAAACATGTAGATCGTGCTTCGTTCATCAAAGCGTTTGTGATTGGTTGGGTACTTTTGTTTACATTGGTTTTAGTCCTTTGCTTATTTAAATTTCCTGCCAAGGCTATCAACAAGATAGTCTCATTAAACATATGGAAGCTAAGGAAAAAGGAACATTTAACTTCAGGAAGTGAAGAGGAATTAAGCAGCCAACATAAG ATATTAAAGTTGGAGAAGTTTGTTACGAGAATGAGCTTCACGGAGCTAGAAAATGCGACTTCTGGTTTTAGTGAAGACTATTTAGTAGGAAATGGAATGTTGGGCAAAGTGTACAAGGCAATTCTTCCAAATGGCTGGATACTTGCCATCAAGAAGCTCAATGACTGGGAGAATTTGGAAGACGAGTTTGTCGCGGAGATTACAACTCTTGGTGGTCTGAGACATCGGAACTTATTGCCTCTAATAGGTTTCTGTGCTGAAAAGCAAGAAAGACTTCTTGTTTACAAATACATGCCTAATGGAAGTCTGGATGAATGGCTGCACTCGAATGAAGTTAGCGCCAAAATTTTGGATTTCCCTCTGAGAGCTAAAATTGCACTTGGAATAGCGAAAGGCCTGGCTTGGCTTCATCATGGTTACGAATTGCACGTTACACATGGAAGCATAAGCACGCGATGTATCTTGCTAGATCAAAATCTTGAACCAAAAATATCCAACTTTTGGGAAGCAAAATTTTGGAGTAAGAATGATTCTGCAATAAGTTGGAGTCTTTTCCCAGTAGCTGAATATTCTGGTTTAGGCTCTTACAAGCAAGACATCTACTGTTTTGGTGTCGTGCTTCTCGAGCTGGTAACAGGGAAGGAACCACATGAATTGACTAGCTCAAGAAATCTATTCGATCACTCGCCTTGTCTACTTGATGCAGATAGAAATTTGCTTGGGAAAGGAGCTGATGATTTAATCCTCCAATTTCTTGAATTGGCTTGTGACTGTGTGAAGTTCTTTCCTAATGAAAGGCCAACAATGCTGGAAGTGTATGACAGACTCAACAATATTTCTCAAGGTCGAAGGGACTGGATACAAAAGATACCATTATCAACCGATATTTCAAGTAAATATGACTAG
- the LOC125862407 gene encoding 60S ribosomal protein L9-1-like has product MKTILSSETMDIPDGITIKVKAKLIEIEGPRGKLTRNFKHLNLDFQLIKDEETGKKKLKIDAWFSSRKATAAIRTALSHVENLITGVTKGYRYKMRFVYAHFPINASITGGNKSIEIRNFLGEKKVRKVDMLDGVTVVRSEKVKDELVLDGNDIELVSRSAALINQKCHVKNKDIRKFLDGIYVSEKGRIAEEE; this is encoded by the exons ATGAAGACGATTCTCTCATCGGAAACAATGGACATCCCAGATGGGATAACAATCAAAGTGAAAGCAAAGCTAATTGAAATTGAAGGGCCAAGAGGAAAGCTTACTAGAAACTTTAAGCATCTAAATCTCGATTTTCAGCTCATTAAGGATGAAGAAACTGGGAAGAAGAAGCTCAAAATTGATGCTTGGTTTAGTTCTCGCAAGGCAACTGCTGCTATTCGTACAGCACTTAGTCATGTGGAGAATCTGATCACTGGTGTTACTAAGGGGTACCGGTACAAGATGCGTTTTGTGTATGCTCATTTTCCGATCAATGCTTCCATTACCGGCGGGAATAAGTCCATTGAGATCCGTAACTTTCTCGGCGAGAAAAAG GTGAGGAAAGTTGATATGCTTGACGGTGTCACTGTTGTCCGCTCAGAGAAAGTTAAGGATGAGTTGGTTTTGGATGGAAATGACATTGAACTTGTCTCTCGATCAGCTGCCCTGATAAACCAA AAATGCCATGTGAAGAACAAAGATATCCGTAAGTTCCTTGATGGTATCTACGTCAGCGAGAAGGGAAGAATTGCTGAGGAAGAGTAG